In one Coccinella septempunctata chromosome 6, icCocSept1.1, whole genome shotgun sequence genomic region, the following are encoded:
- the LOC123315102 gene encoding NADH dehydrogenase [ubiquinone] 1 alpha subcomplex subunit 13: protein MAAVSGKQDMPPVGGYKAIPYKKIPARQYFSGTTLIAGYLGITAGAAYLYYLNRVQVHREDLERRSGRLAIHPLLLAERDRNYLKQLRRNRDAERELMKDVEGWKVGTYYGEPIYESKPDAFVEPSYPEFYVHTDIWAQLKRTYFIFFS, encoded by the exons ATGGCTGCTGTATCTGGAAAACAAGACATGCCCCCAGTGGGAGGCTACAAAGCAATTCCCTATAAAAAAATTCCTGCTAGGCAATATTTTTCAG GAACTACCTTAATTGCTGGTTATCTCGGTATAACTGCAGGTGCAGCATATCTCTATTACCTCAACCGAGTTCAAGTTCACAGAGAGGATCTTGAACGTAGGTCAGGCAGACTTGCAATACATCCATTGTTATTGGCTGAAAGGGATCGTAATTACCTTAAACAACTTCGTCGCAATAGAGATGCTGAAAGGGAGCTTATGAAGGACGTTGAAGGATGGAAAGTAGGAACATATTACGGAGAACCTATTTATGAAAGCAAACCTGATGCTTTTGTTGAACCATCCTATCCTGAATTTTATGTACATACAGATATTTGGGCTCAATTGAAGAGAACATACTTCATTTTCTTCTCGTAA
- the LOC123315101 gene encoding protein SMG5, with protein sequence MKKRFSSADINQKHGNELSKKLYRTITDQTKRLDDARSCARSICDLFTPNLLIQRRKLCEYCERLIFSDPALYGRKGEELLWRKVFYDTVSAAKKLKKNVYTQDEISYLHNHIYAGIGFYHHLISKLQTTYNLSLPNVIDFPISENETVQNGELKEYHQEWAELAVHQCLIYLGDLNRYKLEITPSSNTTLPIRFYMQAISYKPDYGMPHNQMGTLALSQENHLDAVYHYMRCMACKYPFDGTSNNLISLFEKNSHYLEQLPQQHNDADCAVLLPKGEQVKRFIARFLLLIDIWYFNKNIPKVFNLCHLTFKDLDNCLSYSKPSSESGETPTDADSLDSENSNSPTYLNSRILFKITVICLLCISKLQSGNSQQVSTVTAFTLAVYSQLVQKITNHIQVSVLNYPLAEVDVKKQKKKHFGKKLRRRRKLKKDLNEDSESSDDDISMCSSDGSFISDQEDILVESSEDELDVTLDTTTSEGADKTIENHEETDKALTDSQQKEEVLKKVKKMDMNDMIEIISEENLLQSIKILNDWLMLDTAILKSCCTNTRCLIRQITYLLNLVNLEITEKQLKHVGVDLTNVDKVNEEIPLTEDVVLKGWDFLSGSQKKLDWKRLSKKTFTVKEEAMIRIIKLKAFGKHLMSISEAGITFDEKEKVYVCKADDKEKKTGEDELNTQDFSETPETPPLINGKTREASTPSPNNSRGGQLIKMKHMGQLWLASEVSALENRVRGKTSLSPYLVIDADALTKYNFMVKYLVQSRKFIVLVPTAVVSALDDLKREKPEARDAIRWLETQFQRGNRFFRSQRPQERASIPLIKYPKKKDKEMFNYIQIIECCYYLSEQQKGATNVVTLLIGNQNLLTNGENKEFSYVGLAKTAGITIESITQFYNKWKKTSRDNR encoded by the exons ATGAAGAAGAGATTCAGCTCCGCAGATATTAATCAAAAACATGGCAATGAGCTATCAAAAAAGTTATATAG AACTATAACAGACCAAACCAAACGTTTGGATGATGCTCGAAGCTGTGCCAGAAGTATTTGTGACTTATTCACACCCAACCTCTTGATACAACGACGCAAATTATGTGAATACTGCGAAAgattgatattttctgatccaGCCTTGTACGGCAGAAAAGGTGAGGAACTCCTTTGGCGGAAAGTCTTTTATGATACAGTCTCAGCTGCAAAGAAGTTGAAGAAGAATGTGTATACACAGGATGAGATTTCTTACCTCCACAATCATATCTATGCTGGCATTGGTTTTTATCACCACCTGATATCAAAACTTCAAACAACCTACAATTTAAGCCTTCCCAATGTCATTGATTTTCCTATTAGTGAAAATGAGACTGTTCAGAATGGAGAATTGAAGGAATATCATCAAGAATGGGCAGAATTAGCTGTACATCAGTGTTTGATATACCTAGGGGATTTGAACAGATATAAGCTTGAGATTACTCCCAGCTCTAATACGACTTTACCTATTCGTTTTTATATGCAAGCGATATCTTATAAACCTGATTATGGAATGCCGCATAACCAAATGGGTACACTGGCTCTCAGCCAAGAAAATCATCTGGATGCTGTTTATCATTACATGCGGTGTATGGCATGCAAATATCCATTTGATGGAACATCTAATAATTTGATATCACTATTTGAGAAAAATTCTCATTACTTAGAGCAACTACCCCAGCAACATAATGACGCAGATTGTGCTGTTTTGCTTCCGAAAGGTGAACAAGTTAAAAGATTCATTGCTAGGTTTCTCTTATTGATTGATATTTGGTATTTCAATAAGAATATACCCAAAGTATTCAACTTGTGTCATTTGACTTTTAAAGATTTGGACAATTGCTTGTCTTATTCCAAACCAAGTAGTGAAAGTGGCGAGACACCCACAGATGCAGATTCATTAGACtccgaaaattcaaattcaccAACGTATTTAAACAGTCGTATTCTCTTTAAAATCACAGTTATTTGTCTACTTTGTATTTCCAAGTTGCAGTCTGGTAATTCACAGCAAGTTTCAACTGTCACAGCTTTCACTTTAGCAGTTTATTCCCAGTTAGTCCAGAAAATAACTAATCACATACAAGTCAGTGTTCTCAACTATCCGTTGGCCGAAGTAGATGTCAAAAAGcagaaaaagaaacattttggTAAAAAACTGAGGAGGCGTAGGAAACTGAAGAAAGATTTAAATGAAGATTCTGAATCTAGTGATGACGATATATCGATGTGTTCATCAGATGGGTCTTTTATATCCGATCAGGAAGATATTCTTGTGGAATCGTCTGAAGACGAACTGGACGTAACCCTTGATACCACAACTTCAGAAGGTGCTGATAAAACCATTGAAAATCATGAAGAAACTGACAAAGCTCTGACAGATTCACAACAAAAGGAGGAAGTGTTGAAAAAAGTGAAGAAGATGGACATGAATGATATGATCGAGATTATTTCCGAGGAGAACTTGCTCCAAAGTATAAAGATCTTGAATGATTGGTTGATGTTGGACACGGCGATACTCAAATCCTGTTGTACTAACACCCGTTGCTTAATTCGTCAAATCACTTATTTGTTGAATTTAGTCAATTTGGAAATCACCGAAAAGCAACTGAAGCATGTGGGTGTCGATTTAACGAACGTGGACAAGGTAAATGAGGAAATTCCACTGACTGAGGATGTAGTTTTGAAAGGTTGGGACTTTTTATCTGGCTCCCAGAAAAAGTTGGATTGGAAACGACTGTCGAAAAAGACTTTTACAGTAAAAGAGGAAGCTATGATACGAATAATAAAACTGAAGGCTTTCGGAAAGCATCTAATGTCTATTTCAGAAGCGGGTATCACATTTGATGAGAAAGAGAAAGTTTATGTTTGTAAAGCAGATGATAAAGAGAAGAAGACAGGTGAAGACGAATTG AACACTCAAGATTTCTCGGAAACTCCAGAAACTCCACCATTAATCAACGGAAAAACAAGAGAAGCATCTACCCCTTCCCCGAACAATTCTCGTGGAGGCCAGTTGATCAAAATGAAGCACATGGGGCAGTTATGGTTGGCATCGGAGGTCAGCGCACTAGAGAATAGAGTGAGGGGAAAAACCTCTCTGTCCCCGTATCTAGTCATAGATGCTGATGCCTTGACCAAGTATAATTTCATGGTGAAATACTTGGTACAGTCTAGGAAATTCATCGTGTTGGTTCCTACTGCCG TCGTGTCTGCGCTGGACGATTTGAAGAGGGAGAAACCAGAAGCGAGAGACGCCATCCGATGGCTGGAGACCCAGTTCCAGCGTGGCAACCGGTTTTTCAGATCCCAAAGGCCCCAAGAAAGAGCCTCCATTCCGTTGATCAAGTATCCCAAGAAGAAGGACAAGGAAATGTTCAACTACATCCAAATCATTGAGTGTTGTTACTATCTGTCCGAACAACAAAAAGGTGCAACGAACGTTGTGACTCTGCTGATCGGCAATCAGAACCTACTGACCAATGGGGAAAACAAGGAATTCAGTTACGTTGGTCTTGCTAAGACCGCTGGAATAACTATCGAATCGATCACTCAATTTTacaacaaatggaagaaaacgAGCAGAGATAACAGGTGA
- the LOC123315297 gene encoding uncharacterized protein LOC123315297, which yields MEKLDEDFGCREQKDDDSVISERCWQENHRGDSRKWLMRDGQKKIPPHRIYSTMRASYSPPEEDVHQYVGKRRALFIKECYEKSYEEAIQDRKKPPPVEEYCTEYDGNYHSPGFEPVPEDVLHSQHEELYQKYPLYGSSAMSFWQHKFERRRDETQPAKFTRVTDPKNPFKRNSTFSTPISEALCSTEW from the exons ATGGAGAAATTAGATGAAGATTTCGGGTGTAGAGAGCAGAAAGACGATGACAGCGTAATATCAGAACGTTGCTGGCAGGAAAACCACCGCGGAGACAGCCGAAAATGGCTGATGAGGGACGGACAGAAGAAAATCCCTCCTCACAGGATTTATTCAACAATGAGAGCTTCTTATTCACCCCCTGAGGAAGATGTACATCAGTACGTCG gaaaAAGGAGGGCCCTTTTCATCAAGGAATGCTACGAGAAATCCTACGAGGAGGCTATACAAGACAGGAAAAAGCCTCCACCAGTCGAGGAATATTGCACGGAATATGATGGAAACTATCACTCTCCAGGTTTCGAACCTGTACCGGAGGATGTTCTACATTCCCAACACGAAGAG CTATACCAAAAGTATCCGTTATACGGCTCGTCAGCGATGTCGTTTTGGCAACATAAATTCGAACGTCGTCGGGACGAGACGCAGCCAGCCAAATTCACCAGAGTCACTGATCCGAAGAATCCGTTCAAGAGAAATTCGACGTTCTCGACGCCAATCTCCGAGGCTTTGTGCAGCACCGAATGGTGA